In Helianthus annuus cultivar XRQ/B chromosome 8, HanXRQr2.0-SUNRISE, whole genome shotgun sequence, a single genomic region encodes these proteins:
- the LOC118481104 gene encoding dof zinc finger protein DOF5.1-like, which translates to MVFSSVPPYLDHHNWHHQLHQSNHQGTGGVGSGVGENPNLPPPPPPPAQQPGGGGEGTGTIRPGSMVDRARLAKIPLPEPGLNCPRCDSTNTKFCYFNNYNLTQPRHFCKTCRRYWTRGGALRNVPVGGGCRRNKRSSKSRSSKSPRQSGPKSVSVSPPRSTNSDMTSTQLSRPPSLHLPFMSSLSQFGGVGGNLSSNLAGFQPPSDQMGNFQMGNGNILSIGGGDNWRLPFLPGFEVPNNNNNNLFNYQTEGVGAQSSSMVGGDTRLKSSSGIDNPSEGSVKMEDNRGLNLSRQFLGMLGNTTNQQAWNGNNSWGEFPGVSPSTTHFL; encoded by the exons ATGGTTTTCTCATCTGTTCCACCCTATCTTGATCACCACAATTGGCATCATCAG TTGCATCAATCAAATCATCAAGGAACTGGAGGAGTTGGAAGTGGGGTTGGTGAAAACCCTAATCTTCCACCTCCTCCGCCGCCTCCAGCACAGCAGCCTGGAGGTGGCGGAGAAGGTACAGGAACGATCAGACCAGGATCTATGGTCGATCGGGCTAGGTTAGCCAAGATACCCTTGCCTGAGCCGGGCCTAAATTGCCCGCGATGCGATTCAACCAACACCAAGTTTTGCTACTTCAACAACTACAACCTCACACAGCCTAGACACTTTTGCAAGACGTGCAGGCGTTACTGGACTAGAGGAGGAGCTTTGAGAAATGTTCCGGTTGGTGGTGGTTGTCGGAGAAACAAACGAAGCAGCAAAAGCCGAAGCTCAAAGTCTCCAAGACAATCGGGCCCGAAATCGGTAAGTGTTAGCCCTCCAAGAAGTACTAACTCGGATATGACAAGTACTCAACTTTCACGTCCACCTTCACTTCATTTACCATTTATGAGTTCTCTTAGTCAATTTGGAGGTGTTGGTGGCAATCTTAGCTCAAATCTTGCTGGATTTCAGCCTCCAAGTGATCAAATGGGGAATTTtcaaatgggaaatggtaacattTTATCAATTGGAGGTGGAGACAATTGGAGACTCCCTTTCTTGCCTGGATTTGAAGTaccaaacaacaacaataacaacctaTTTAACTATCAAACCGAAGGCGTTGGAGCGCAATCATCTTCCATGGTTGGAGGAGACACTAGGTTAAAAAGCAGTTCTGGAATTGATAACCCGAGCGAGGGATCGGTGAAGATGGAAGACAACCGAGGGTTAAACTTATCAAGGCAGTTTTTAGGTATGTTGGGAAATACTACTAATCAACAAGCATGGAATGGAAACAACTCTTGGGGAGAATTTCCTGGTGTTTCACCTTCAACTACACATTTCCTATAA